One Leptotrichia sp. OH3620_COT-345 genomic region harbors:
- the rho gene encoding transcription termination factor Rho, producing MKITSLKKKAKEYGISNFSVMTKNELVNHVLVEKGNEEGKIYGFGKLDIMGEGSYGFLRNTSVGPDVYVSISQIKRFFLRNGDTVFGELRVPIGSEKNYGILKVLLVNGDLAEKSLERPFFDDLIPSYPDEKINLSEGEIASRIIDLISPIGKGQRGLIVAPPKAGKTVLLSTLANDIIKYNPGIDVWILLIDERPEEVTDIKENVKEAEVYSATFDENPSVHTQVTENVLEMAKREVERGKDILILMDSLTRLARSYNITIPSSGKLISGGIDPNALYYPKRFLGAARNIKNGGSLTIIATALIETGSRMDEVIFEEFKGTGNMEIMLNRTLEQLRIFPAIDALKSGTRREELLIPKEELEKIWKLRRELSQHSEVEGMKKLIELIKKYKNNNELLENL from the coding sequence ATGAAAATAACATCATTGAAAAAAAAGGCAAAGGAATATGGGATTTCAAATTTTTCAGTAATGACAAAAAATGAACTGGTAAATCATGTATTAGTTGAAAAAGGAAATGAAGAAGGTAAAATTTATGGCTTTGGGAAACTTGATATAATGGGGGAGGGAAGTTACGGATTTCTTAGAAATACATCTGTAGGACCTGATGTATATGTATCAATTTCTCAAATAAAAAGATTTTTCTTAAGAAACGGTGATACTGTTTTCGGTGAATTGAGAGTTCCAATAGGAAGTGAGAAAAACTATGGAATATTGAAAGTTCTTCTTGTAAATGGAGATCTTGCCGAAAAATCATTAGAGCGACCATTTTTTGATGACTTGATACCATCTTATCCTGATGAAAAAATTAATTTAAGTGAAGGTGAAATTGCATCAAGGATTATTGATTTAATATCACCTATAGGAAAAGGTCAAAGAGGACTTATAGTTGCTCCTCCAAAAGCGGGAAAGACAGTTCTTTTGTCGACTCTTGCAAACGATATTATAAAATATAATCCGGGAATAGATGTATGGATACTTCTGATAGATGAAAGACCCGAAGAAGTAACGGATATAAAAGAAAATGTTAAAGAAGCTGAAGTTTATTCTGCGACTTTTGATGAAAATCCGAGCGTACATACTCAAGTTACTGAAAATGTTCTTGAAATGGCAAAAAGAGAAGTGGAAAGAGGGAAGGATATCTTAATTCTTATGGACAGTCTTACAAGATTGGCAAGATCATATAATATAACGATTCCTTCAAGTGGAAAACTCATATCCGGAGGGATAGACCCAAATGCCCTTTATTATCCGAAAAGATTTTTAGGAGCTGCAAGAAATATAAAAAATGGAGGAAGTTTAACAATAATAGCTACTGCATTAATTGAAACAGGAAGTAGAATGGACGAAGTTATTTTTGAAGAATTTAAAGGAACCGGAAATATGGAAATAATGTTGAACAGAACGTTGGAACAGTTAAGAATATTTCCCGCTATCGATGCACTGAAAAGTGGAACAAGACGAGAAGAACTACTTATTCCTAAAGAGGAACTTGAAAAAATATGGAAATTAAGAAGAGAATTAAGTCAGCATTCGGAAGTTGAAGGAATGAAAAAATTAATAGAATTGATAAAAAAATATAAAAATAATAATGAATTATTAGAAAATTTGTAA
- the miaB gene encoding tRNA (N6-isopentenyl adenosine(37)-C2)-methylthiotransferase MiaB, translating to MDKRATVITYGCQMNVNESAKMKQMLQTMGYEIIEDINKSDLVFLNTCTVREGAAVKVYGKLGDLKRIKEEKNGKMIIGVTGCLAQEVRDEFIKKTPYVDLVLGNQNIGRIPDIIERIEKGEETHIVMVDDEDELPKRVDADFGDDIVASISITYGCNNYCTFCIVPYVRGMERSVPVHEVLKDVEFYTKKGYKEILFLGQNVNSYGSDLADEKDNFAKLLIESAKVEGDFWIKYVSPHPKDFNDEVIEAIANNSKISRMLHLPLQSGSTKILNAMNRGYTKEQFIQLAKKIKERIPDIGLTTDIIVGFPGETDEDFQDTMDVVEEIGFENAFMFMYSKRSGTPAADMAEQVDEQIKNERLQQLMRLQNAKAKEESQKYLNQTLKVLVEGPSRKNPEMLTGRTSTHKIVLFKSDRKDLKGQFVHTKIYEAKTWTLYGELVE from the coding sequence TTGGATAAAAGAGCAACAGTTATAACATATGGCTGTCAGATGAATGTAAATGAAAGTGCAAAAATGAAGCAGATGTTACAGACAATGGGTTATGAAATAATTGAAGATATAAATAAATCCGATTTGGTTTTCCTCAATACATGTACGGTAAGGGAAGGTGCCGCTGTAAAAGTTTATGGGAAATTAGGGGATTTAAAAAGAATAAAAGAAGAAAAAAATGGGAAAATGATTATAGGGGTGACAGGATGTCTGGCTCAGGAAGTGAGAGATGAGTTTATAAAAAAAACTCCTTATGTAGATTTAGTTTTAGGAAATCAAAATATAGGAAGAATACCTGATATTATAGAAAGAATTGAAAAGGGAGAGGAAACTCACATCGTAATGGTTGATGATGAAGATGAACTCCCAAAAAGGGTAGATGCTGATTTTGGTGATGACATAGTCGCTTCAATATCTATAACATATGGATGTAATAACTACTGTACATTTTGTATAGTACCTTATGTGAGAGGAATGGAGAGATCTGTACCTGTTCATGAAGTATTGAAAGATGTAGAGTTTTATACAAAGAAAGGGTATAAGGAAATACTATTTCTAGGGCAAAACGTAAATTCTTACGGAAGTGATTTGGCAGATGAAAAAGATAATTTTGCAAAACTTTTGATCGAAAGTGCCAAAGTAGAAGGGGATTTTTGGATAAAATATGTATCTCCCCATCCAAAAGATTTCAATGATGAAGTAATTGAAGCAATAGCAAACAATTCAAAAATTTCTCGAATGTTACATCTACCACTCCAATCGGGATCAACAAAAATTTTAAATGCAATGAACAGAGGATATACAAAAGAGCAGTTTATTCAACTGGCAAAAAAAATAAAAGAAAGAATACCCGACATAGGGCTAACTACAGATATTATAGTAGGATTTCCGGGTGAAACTGATGAAGATTTTCAGGATACGATGGATGTCGTTGAAGAAATAGGCTTTGAAAATGCGTTTATGTTCATGTACTCCAAAAGAAGCGGAACGCCTGCAGCAGATATGGCGGAACAGGTGGATGAACAGATTAAGAATGAAAGATTGCAACAGTTGATGAGATTACAAAATGCAAAAGCGAAAGAAGAAAGTCAGAAATACTTAAATCAGACTTTAAAAGTTTTAGTGGAAGGTCCTAGCAGAAAAAATCCGGAAATGCTTACGGGAAGAACATCGACTCACAAAATAGTTCTTTTTAAAAGTGACAGGAAAGATTTAAAGGGGCAATTTGTTCATACAAAAATATATGAAGCGAAAACATGGACACTATACGGAGAATTAGTAGAATAA
- a CDS encoding ribonuclease H family protein produces MSKKSKIYAYYIIETGEYGITDVWDECQNIVKGKKARYKSFKVESEALQWLENGAEYETSEKKVERLDSLILELDRKAVYFDAGTGRGNGVEVRITDFDGEPLLYKVLDKSKINDYGNYYLSKGRTNNFGELTGLYAALKYALKYDINKICGDSSLIIDYWSKGRYNKDGLEEDTVNLIKKVTLLRSEFEKKKGKIEKISGDVNPADLGFHK; encoded by the coding sequence ATGTCAAAAAAATCAAAAATTTATGCCTATTATATAATAGAAACAGGAGAATATGGAATAACTGATGTCTGGGATGAATGTCAGAATATTGTAAAAGGGAAAAAAGCAAGATACAAGTCTTTTAAAGTTGAAAGTGAAGCTTTGCAGTGGCTTGAGAATGGTGCAGAATATGAAACCTCTGAAAAAAAAGTCGAAAGACTTGACAGTCTGATTTTGGAACTGGATAGAAAAGCTGTGTATTTTGATGCCGGAACAGGAAGGGGAAATGGAGTCGAAGTAAGGATAACTGATTTTGATGGAGAGCCGTTATTGTATAAAGTTCTGGATAAATCGAAAATAAATGATTACGGAAATTATTATTTATCTAAGGGAAGAACGAATAATTTTGGAGAATTGACAGGACTGTATGCAGCATTGAAATATGCTTTAAAGTATGATATAAATAAAATATGTGGAGACAGCTCCCTTATTATAGATTACTGGTCTAAAGGAAGATATAATAAAGACGGTCTTGAGGAAGATACAGTAAACTTAATAAAAAAAGTAACTTTATTAAGAAGTGAATTTGAAAAGAAAAAAGGGAAAATAGAAAAAATATCGGGAGATGTAAATCCTGCCGATTTAGGATTTCACAAATAA